The following coding sequences are from one Devosia yakushimensis window:
- the phnH gene encoding phosphonate C-P lyase system protein PhnH produces the protein MLTIASPDAAELRCNATFEALMWSMARPGEIRTLPEPGLAGLIETLVDIECAVFADDAILTESAARTGALIVRDAADADHVFLDNLEGFETLLPRLRRGNALYPDDGATLAGNVAHGRGHRLRLTGPGIDGSREVALGIAPAFWDLRTQLCMYPEGFDLLLVDGPSVIGIPRSTKVEVL, from the coding sequence ATGTTGACCATTGCTTCGCCCGATGCCGCCGAACTGCGTTGCAACGCCACGTTTGAAGCGCTGATGTGGTCCATGGCCCGGCCAGGTGAGATCCGAACCCTGCCGGAGCCCGGTCTTGCTGGCCTTATCGAGACCTTGGTCGATATCGAATGCGCGGTCTTTGCCGATGACGCAATACTGACGGAGAGCGCAGCACGGACCGGCGCGCTGATCGTCCGGGATGCCGCAGATGCCGACCATGTCTTTCTCGATAACCTTGAAGGCTTCGAAACGCTGCTGCCGCGTCTGCGCCGGGGCAACGCACTCTATCCCGACGATGGCGCGACGCTCGCCGGCAATGTGGCCCATGGGCGTGGCCATCGCCTGCGTTTGACCGGGCCGGGCATCGATGGCTCGCGCGAGGTGGCATTGGGGATTGCCCCAGCATTCTGGGATTTGCGCACCCAGCTCTGCATGTATCCCGAAGGGTTCGACCTGCTGCTGGTGGATGGCCCCTCCGTTATCGGCATTCCGCGCTCGACCAAGGTGGAGGTTCTCTAA
- the phnG gene encoding phosphonate C-P lyase system protein PhnG: MFNEASSGGSDHAAILNILARARPERLKAFAETLLDGADGGINVIANRTGLVMVPMRDTVENVDFHLGEVLVSEAHIADGAGHVGYGMITGRDLERAMAMAVIDLCLAAGGHDRAIADFLADEKHHLQAEDELRMRQVEATRVEMETF, from the coding sequence ATGTTTAACGAAGCCAGCAGCGGCGGGTCGGACCATGCCGCAATTCTCAATATCCTGGCGCGCGCTCGGCCGGAACGCCTCAAGGCCTTTGCCGAGACGTTGCTGGACGGCGCGGATGGGGGCATCAATGTCATCGCCAACCGCACGGGCCTCGTCATGGTGCCGATGCGCGACACCGTAGAAAATGTCGATTTCCATCTCGGCGAGGTGCTGGTCAGCGAGGCGCATATCGCCGATGGGGCAGGCCATGTCGGCTATGGCATGATCACCGGCCGCGACCTCGAACGCGCCATGGCCATGGCCGTCATCGACCTGTGCCTTGCCGCCGGCGGGCATGACCGGGCGATTGCCGATTTCCTCGCCGACGAAAAGCATCACCTGCAAGCGGAAGACGAATTGCGCATGCGGCAGGTGGAAGCCACGCGCGTCGAAATGGAGACCTTCTGA
- the phnF gene encoding phosphonate metabolism transcriptional regulator PhnF gives MRNQGKSWEEVRDRISQEITSELLAADTRLPSEPEMCVLYNTRRHSLRRALAALVAEGKLRVEQGRGTFVERAPLLNYVIGSRTRFRENLMAQGLTASGQALTEMKIPASARVAAALQVPVSAPVYAISRRGFANDLPISVGWSYHDAERFPEMLERRRAGISVTEVYRFYGIADYRRLRTTVFTRIATESEAGLLMLRPGHSVMIVQKIDVDLEGRHIGFSEAVWAGDRVQFTFENDQPVPVPVERTDDV, from the coding sequence ATGCGCAATCAAGGTAAGTCCTGGGAAGAGGTGCGAGACCGGATCAGCCAGGAGATTACCTCCGAACTGTTGGCCGCCGATACGCGATTGCCGTCCGAGCCTGAAATGTGCGTGCTCTACAATACCCGCAGGCATTCTCTGCGCCGGGCGCTGGCTGCGTTGGTGGCCGAAGGCAAGCTGCGGGTAGAACAGGGGCGTGGCACCTTCGTCGAGCGCGCGCCGCTGCTCAACTATGTCATCGGCTCGCGCACGCGCTTTCGTGAAAATCTCATGGCCCAGGGCCTGACCGCTTCGGGCCAAGCCCTGACGGAAATGAAAATACCGGCCAGCGCACGTGTTGCAGCGGCCCTGCAGGTGCCTGTCAGCGCGCCGGTCTATGCCATTTCGCGCCGTGGCTTTGCCAATGATCTGCCCATCAGCGTTGGCTGGTCCTATCACGATGCCGAACGCTTCCCCGAAATGCTCGAGCGCCGCCGGGCCGGCATTTCGGTCACCGAGGTCTATCGCTTTTACGGCATTGCCGATTACCGGCGGCTGCGTACCACCGTCTTCACGCGCATCGCCACCGAAAGCGAGGCGGGTCTGCTCATGCTGCGGCCGGGACACTCGGTGATGATCGTGCAGAAAATCGACGTGGACCTTGAGGGCCGGCATATCGGCTTTTCCGAAGCCGTCTGGGCCGGCGACCGCGTGCAATTCACCTTCGAGAACGATCAGCCGGTGCCAGTGCCGGTCGAAAGGACAGACGATGTTTAA
- a CDS encoding DUF1353 domain-containing protein: MNDDTRRDRFSGKLVLVLLDNKIAPSIKEGRSLWGLQRPLSYRPGDRQHAITVPAGFVTDLASVPRWAWTLIPPDGPWVKAAIIHDFLYATGGTGKWKKHPASITRSEPYTRLEADTIMREGMENRGVGWISRNLIYAAVRLGGRPGWHVDRASGVGDRAENYVTDRH; the protein is encoded by the coding sequence ATGAACGATGACACCCGGCGCGACCGGTTCAGCGGCAAGCTGGTGCTGGTTCTGCTCGACAACAAGATTGCCCCCTCCATCAAGGAAGGCAGGAGTCTGTGGGGGTTGCAGCGCCCGCTGTCCTACAGGCCGGGGGACAGGCAACATGCCATTACCGTACCAGCCGGCTTTGTGACCGATCTGGCCTCAGTGCCCCGCTGGGCCTGGACATTGATTCCGCCGGATGGCCCTTGGGTAAAAGCTGCCATCATCCACGATTTTCTCTATGCCACTGGCGGCACCGGCAAATGGAAGAAACACCCCGCTTCCATCACCCGCTCCGAGCCTTATACGCGGCTCGAGGCCGATACCATCATGCGCGAAGGCATGGAAAACCGAGGGGTCGGCTGGATATCGCGAAACCTGATCTACGCTGCAGTCAGACTGGGAGGGAGGCCAGGCTGGCATGTCGATAGAGCCAGCGGCGTCGGCGATCGCGCCGAAAACTACGTGACCGACCGCCACTAG
- a CDS encoding TetR/AcrR family transcriptional regulator yields MADPLRQAFLDFGYEQMTMIGLAKACGLTRRALYHHFADKEEAFRFVLEVDTRIAMAAAFEVAQQGLARRDDPVETLTRVMDARYAMNRRKLSASPHAVEINDQAFRRARGMMVEAAIAFQARLADLLVEMEQAGLLTLRPETRPADLAQALADGARGSNQSLPPVKAEDLPARYRNILGSILFGAADRPGVDRP; encoded by the coding sequence TTGGCCGATCCGCTTCGCCAGGCCTTTCTCGACTTCGGCTATGAGCAGATGACGATGATCGGCCTTGCAAAAGCCTGCGGGCTGACGCGGCGCGCGCTTTATCATCATTTCGCCGACAAGGAGGAAGCGTTCCGCTTCGTGCTGGAGGTCGACACGCGCATTGCCATGGCGGCCGCGTTTGAAGTGGCGCAGCAGGGGCTCGCGCGGCGGGACGATCCCGTCGAAACTCTGACCCGTGTCATGGATGCCCGCTATGCGATGAACCGGCGGAAGCTCTCGGCTTCTCCCCATGCCGTGGAAATCAACGACCAGGCCTTCCGCCGGGCGCGTGGCATGATGGTGGAGGCGGCTATCGCGTTTCAGGCGCGGCTGGCCGATCTGCTGGTCGAGATGGAACAAGCGGGTCTATTGACCCTGCGGCCGGAAACCCGCCCCGCAGACCTCGCCCAGGCGCTGGCCGATGGCGCACGCGGCTCCAATCAATCGCTGCCGCCGGTCAAGGCTGAGGACTTGCCGGCGCGATACCGGAACATTCTGGGTTCGATCCTGTTTGGCGCTGCCGACCGTCCCGGAGTTGACCGCCCGTGA
- a CDS encoding MFS transporter, which produces MTNAQDISARLDSLPLSRLHLAVAALCGIGLFVDTAELSLGSVLSAVFSVPGSPLDTGQLAWLLASVFIGGAIGAPLLGWLSDRHGRRTALQISMALVALPSFGAALSSEGTWLIVFRFLSGMALGAYPPLMHAYLADILPPRWRAPLDMAAVSLGLLGWPLVALLVWWLTPWRPLDIEGWRWALHVGGVMSLGICAAFWLVPESPRNLAARGQHLAAERAYGRFARSAGQSPPPAPSLSAVPNPSTGPAPRREFGRYWPRLVLIATIYLFRPWATVGFPLIVGALMIAKGYALDRSLLSIGFGGFGAAAGALLAAVVVDRIDRRMALTLVSAGLIAAGLVIALNTSYELLVGAIAAFSFLAAIYGPVLSIYAAEIFPTGIRASATAIAWSMNRVGSAIAPLALLPTLQAAGPLTTFATIAITLLLSLLLIALFGPKGRARLSVED; this is translated from the coding sequence GTGACCAATGCGCAGGATATTTCCGCCCGGCTCGATAGCCTGCCGCTGAGCCGTCTGCATCTGGCGGTGGCGGCCCTCTGCGGCATTGGCCTTTTTGTCGATACTGCCGAACTTTCGTTGGGCAGTGTGCTCTCGGCGGTGTTCTCGGTTCCCGGCAGTCCGCTCGATACGGGCCAATTGGCCTGGCTGCTGGCTTCGGTTTTCATTGGCGGCGCCATCGGAGCGCCATTGCTTGGTTGGCTTTCCGACCGGCATGGCCGCCGCACTGCCCTGCAGATATCGATGGCCCTTGTCGCGCTGCCGTCTTTCGGGGCGGCGCTCAGCAGCGAGGGCACCTGGCTCATCGTTTTCCGCTTTCTCTCGGGCATGGCCTTAGGCGCCTATCCGCCCCTGATGCATGCCTATCTCGCCGATATCCTGCCGCCGCGCTGGCGCGCGCCGCTCGATATGGCTGCTGTATCCCTGGGACTGCTCGGCTGGCCGCTCGTCGCTCTGCTGGTGTGGTGGCTCACGCCCTGGCGGCCACTCGACATCGAAGGCTGGCGCTGGGCCCTGCATGTGGGCGGCGTCATGTCGCTGGGAATCTGCGCCGCTTTCTGGCTGGTTCCTGAATCGCCGCGCAATCTTGCCGCACGCGGACAGCATTTGGCGGCCGAGCGCGCCTATGGGCGCTTTGCGCGGTCGGCGGGGCAGTCCCCACCCCCTGCCCCCTCGTTATCGGCGGTCCCAAACCCATCAACCGGCCCGGCACCACGCCGGGAATTTGGCCGCTATTGGCCACGGCTTGTACTCATCGCCACGATCTATCTGTTCCGGCCATGGGCTACGGTCGGCTTCCCGCTCATCGTGGGAGCGCTGATGATCGCCAAGGGCTATGCGCTCGATCGGTCGCTGCTCTCCATCGGTTTCGGTGGTTTTGGCGCTGCGGCCGGGGCTCTGTTGGCGGCCGTCGTCGTCGACCGGATCGACCGCCGCATGGCGTTGACCTTGGTCAGCGCCGGGTTGATCGCTGCCGGCCTCGTCATTGCCCTGAACACTTCGTATGAGCTGCTGGTGGGCGCCATCGCGGCTTTCAGCTTCCTTGCCGCCATCTATGGTCCCGTGCTCTCAATCTATGCCGCCGAAATCTTCCCGACGGGCATTCGCGCCTCGGCCACGGCAATTGCCTGGTCGATGAACCGCGTCGGCTCGGCCATTGCGCCATTGGCCCTGCTGCCCACCCTGCAAGCAGCCGGCCCGCTCACGACCTTTGCCACCATAGCAATTACGTTGCTGCTCAGCCTCCTGCTCATCGCCCTCTTCGGTCCCAAGGGTCGCGCGCGGTTGTCAGTCGAGGATTAG
- the otnC gene encoding 3-oxo-tetronate 4-phosphate decarboxylase, whose protein sequence is MTAILTQQMHVRDEICNVGKSLFDRGLAPGSSGNLSVRLDDGTLLVTPTNSCLGELDPEQLTHITAEGVVLSGPVPTKEAGLHQCIYCQRESAGAIVHLHSTHSVAVSILPDLPPEDLLPPLTAYYVMRVGKLPLVPYYPPGDPALFAVVEAKAKSYHAMLLSNHGPVVAGKSLKDAQYATEELEETAKLYLLLSDRNPRVLTPGQVDHLRNR, encoded by the coding sequence ATGACCGCCATTTTGACGCAACAGATGCACGTGCGGGATGAGATCTGCAACGTTGGCAAATCATTGTTCGATCGCGGCCTCGCTCCCGGTTCATCGGGCAATTTGAGCGTGAGGCTCGATGACGGCACGCTGCTGGTCACGCCGACCAATTCCTGTCTGGGGGAGCTCGATCCGGAACAATTGACCCATATCACCGCGGAGGGCGTTGTCCTGTCCGGTCCCGTTCCCACCAAGGAAGCGGGCCTGCATCAATGCATCTATTGCCAGCGTGAGTCTGCCGGCGCAATCGTGCATCTGCATTCCACCCATTCCGTGGCCGTCAGCATATTGCCGGACCTACCGCCCGAAGATCTCTTGCCGCCCCTGACCGCCTATTATGTCATGCGTGTCGGTAAGCTGCCGCTGGTGCCTTATTATCCGCCCGGCGATCCCGCCCTGTTCGCTGTGGTTGAAGCCAAGGCCAAGTCATACCACGCCATGCTGCTGTCCAATCACGGCCCGGTCGTTGCCGGCAAGTCCTTGAAGGACGCCCAATATGCCACCGAAGAGCTGGAGGAAACTGCCAAGCTCTATCTGCTGCTGAGCGACAGAAATCCCCGCGTGCTGACGCCCGGGCAAGTCGATCACCTCAGGAACCGCTAA